Part of the Echeneis naucrates chromosome 1, fEcheNa1.1, whole genome shotgun sequence genome, CTTTTACAAAGGTTATCAGGTTATAGACAATTATGTTTCTCTTCTGACTTCGATATTCTTAAGATGGGCAACACAAAGGTTTGGTAAACACAGTAAAGGCATGGTTGGAAATTTACCAGGTATGGAAGCTAAAACTGCAGCAATTTACCATAGTCCTGCAATAAATCCACCCTTCATAATATTTATACTATTCAGTATGAGATGCTGTTGAATTTAGTTTATAGATGTTTGCATATTTCATCCATCTattatattaatacatttatccAGTTAGCAAATGAGGTTAACTGAGGTTAAATTAACTGGTGAATATCTAAATAGACCATAAGTAATTCATTAGTTAATCTTGTTTTGACACCAGTGGCCTCATATTAATCAAATACTGTGACTATACAAAAGCACAAGGAGAACACATATTATCTCCAGTGGTAGAAATTCAGTTTTATGCATCTCCACCACAGCTCAGAAGGAAATATTGCCCTTTTTAAGCCTCTACATTTTACTTGTTCCTTTTTTGATCTTGAAAGAGCAAAATGCTGCCCTTCACCAACGTGACATTTCCCCTTTAATCTTAACATTAAACTAAATGACAGTTGGTCCACATGTCAACATAAATTATgttacaataatacaataatctgtcacacagcagcagttatTTGTGAAAACATAATTATCTTTCTGGTGAAGATGCATTATAACATGCATtataaacttttcattttaattttgaatgcAGAACATTTACTTATAATGCAGAGCTCTGCACTAGTATATTAACATTCTTCCTGAGAATCTGAATGCTGCCCTTCCACTGATGATACTATGGCTGTAAAATACAGCCATAGTATCACGCACAACTCCACCACCCAGTGGACAAATAAAGGGACATGCTAAAGCACATTTGTAGAATTCATTCAGCCCGTTTTTAAGTGCCACTAAAGTTATTTTCTTCCCAATTATACCAGTGTAATGCATTCTGATCACACCTGTTAGCTTATAATTGTAAGGATCTAGCATCCTGTTGTGATTTGATGTGTCTGAGTGTATCGTGGGCGGAGGCTTACGGTTTAAAAACGGATTAGGGATTGAGCACTGAgtatttttaattcagtgcTGCAGAGTGCTGCTTAGGCAGAAGTGGATTTAAATGATTTAGTGCTTTAATACGTGAGAAGGTTGGTGCTGTTGGTCAAATGTTGTTTATGGTcaggttgttggtctttgtctgcaGGATGATCTGTCTGTGCCTTTGTTAGAGGAGAACCTGGATGGTTCCTCAGGagtcctctttcctttctttgaccctgacacacacatgctctacCTTGCAGGAAAGGTGGGTCTCTGAAGGCAACCAGACATTTAGACACAAAATATTTGTAATGATGTTGTTTCAAAGGCTCCCCTTACCTCTTGTCAGGGTGATGGGAATATCAGGTACTATGAGATCAGCTCAGAAAAGCCATACATCCACTACCTGACAGAGTACCGCTCACACTTGCCTCAGAAAGGAATGGGTAATGAAAccacacacaacataaacacaatggGAAATTcctaaaaacactttaaaattgaaatgccaaaatttgtttcattttcacctaCAATCAGTATCTATATCTGTTCTCAAACTTCCCTTCGATTGATGTTACATTGACTCAATTTCCAAGCTGAATATGTATAGGTGACATTCTGTCTGTTTGGAAACTCCATCTGCCGACCAACTCTGCTGATTCACTTGCACCTGTAACCAAAACTGCTGTGCAAATAAGTGAACTGTATTTGAATAGCAAAACCAGCTGATCATAACCTGGTAATAGGTCATGTGATGTGGCATGCAGGATGTGTCGACGCcttcaaacagacagacataatACACCCACGTTTGCTTGCTAGGTATAGTCAAACTTGAAGATGAATATAATCAGGTTATTACAGAATGGACATTTAAATGGTTGGTCTCTGACCGTGTCTGTCCTCCTCCAGGTGTAATGCCAAAGAGAGGCCTGGATGTCAGCACCTGTGAGGTGTTCAGATTCTACAAACTGGTGACAATCAAAAGTCTCATTGAGCCTCTATCCATGATTGTACCCCGCAGGGTAAGTGTTCATCATGTCCAAGAAACCACAAACACGTTCTCCAAGGATGCCACTTTGTAGTGTAATATATCTCAGGGTAGTACTTTTGAGTCTGTATGTGAATGTCCTGGGCATATGTCTCCAGTCAGAGTCGTACCAAGAAGACATCTACCCGATGACAGCTGCTAACAAGCCTGCTTTAACTGCAGAGGAGTGGCTCAGCGGGCTCAACAAAGGTGCGGGAAAGATTTATCCTTGAGTGGGAAACGTGAATTTGTGTATGTTAGCAATGCAGCTGGGCCCGTCGTGGTCTGCTCATGTTGCCTGACAACTCATCCCGCTTCTGGTTATGCTCTTCATCTAACAGGTCCAGTGTTGATGTCTCTGAAGCCTGGAAGTCAAGTAGCAGATTTGCATTCAGAGATGAGCAAAGGCCTGGGAAATTCTCTGGACACTCGCAGGTCACAGAACAGACCAGGAATGCTACAGCTGGCATATATTCAGGACCAACTGGGAATCAAAGACAGCAAAGAGGACAGCAGCCGTGCTGATGACAGCAAGAGCTGGACGCCTGTAAGCAACGGAGAAGACCTTGCACTTTGCTCTCCACCAAGGACTGAAAACGAGGTTTGTTGGTGTTATGAACTGAGGTTCCCCCTCTGGTTATGTATCACACTGCTTTATGCAATAATTTAGTCTTAGCaattttcatacatttatttcagtggTCAGTGCTATTTTTGATGAAGTTTTGGGTTAAAATATTCAGCTGCTCATTTTCCCCATATCTTATAGCTCCTCCTTAAAAACTAGTGAATGGATTACAATGAATTTTGGTATTATGGTAGATGGACAGTAAGAGGACACTAAGCAGTGAAACTTGTGAGTGAAATCACATTTAGCTGACTGTCACCCCCTGCCTCTCGTGCAAATCACACCATCAAAATATTCCAACgttgtgtgtattgtgttttgTCCACAGTTGCGTCTCAAGTTCCacaagcagcaggaggaaatcCGACGGCTGAGGGAGCTCCTCAACCAGAGAGACGTGCGCATCAAACAGTTGGAGCTAGAGATTAAGAATATTAAAAACTCCCAGTCTTAGAGCTCACTTTAAGATTTCCCTGGCCTGCAGAGTCTCCTTCACCTCTACATGGGGCAAATGCTTTAATATACAAACTTGTTATCCCTATTTGGCCCCACCACACAAACTTTTGCACTCTTGACTCACCCTTTTTCCGCCAATGAGCTACCACACTCACTGCACCAGGGAAATTCAAACCTTTTGCAAAATTGTACTTGCAATCTATCATTCCAACAGAGGGTACACATATTCTACGTTCATGTATGTACATGTAAACACTGAGTCTTACCCAGCTCCGACATATTTTAAACCTCTTTGCACCTTTTTAcctttcctttgtttcttttgtacGCTTCACAGCTATGCAATAAAAGGATGTTTGTGCCTGTCTTGACTGAATGATACGGCCGGCTGTGAGCTGTCTGAGAGATGGTGCAGGGCAGGAGCAAACATGCTGCAGGATTGTAATGATAATGCTGAACTTATTTTCAATGCttgctgattgttttttttttttttttttttttcatgatgttaACTACTGTAAGTTTAGGTGGTTGTGGTGTTGAACATTCAGTATGTGCGCTTGAATGAGAATATCAGGATCCCAGCTGTATTCTGCCAGTCCACTGAGCTGCTTTTGCTAGATGTTATATGTtatattgaatttatttttattattactttttttttctgaatgactggaaaattggtgagaaatcaatctttttcacagcagctattcattcattcattcatcttctactgcttatctgtttctgggtcgtggagagccaatctcagctcacagtgggtgagggcagggtcaccctggacaggtcaccagtccatcacagggccagcacacagacacagaacgagaccaacaaccactcacactcacactcagacctacagacaatttagagtgaccaattaacccaaaaatggtgtctttgaacggtgggaggaaaccggagtacccggaggaaacccacgcaggcactgggagaacattcaaactccacagagaaaggccccaggcccaggcatcgaacccgcaaccttcttgttgtggggcaacagtgctgaccGCAGCAGCTATTGTGAAAGCCAATTCTGTAACTGATGCCATGTAGCAATTTTAAgaaaattttttatatttattttccaatacagtcaacaaaaaataattgaGTTATGCGATTACTTGCTTTTAGCTGGTGTGGGGTCACTGTGAGGAAATATAAAAGCCATTTAGAGCCTGAGTACTGTACTAGTGTCCAGTTAACGTGTTCCACTATTGAAGCTGTTGCTTCTCAATGTATTTTCCCGTGGAGTGGCTTTTTATTGCTCTTTATAAAAAGAGAATATGTAATACTGGGGGTTCTCTGTCACTGGCTGTAAACATAATGTATTACATGTTAACAACCCAAGACTATGGTATCAGAAACAGGGGAGATGATctaacctggaaaaaaaataccCTCCCATTACTCCTTGTACAGCTTTACAAACTAAAGCAAACCAATTCAACGGCTTTGTTGACAATAGCAGGGATGATAACTGtactgtttttattgtaaaggTGGCATTGTTCTAGCATACATtacagttgtggtcagaagtttaTATACACTAAAGCAAAAACTATTTAAGACAGCTTTAACACAATTTGCCACCCAATTTGAATGAAGAAATATATGTGGTTATTCAATAATATTGTCTTCATTATTCTGCCAATGGGGCAGATTCCCCAATAGACCTCAGCTTCTTGTGGTTCATAAGTTTACATACATCCACTTGTCTGGCCTATTAATGGTAAGTTAGTTGAAATCAGGTTGTGCAATCATTCATGGAATCATCCCTCCAGTCTGGTGTTCATTCATGTTGTGTAAAAGCCAAGGTGTAGAAATTATGGGGTATGAAAGCAGGTTGACTTTACACACTGCATTTTGTCTTGAGACTTGCAATGGAAAGTCAAAAGAATATTGCCATGACATCAGGGAGCAATTTGTTGCCTTGTATAAGTCAGGCTCGTCTCTTGGGACCATTTCAAGGCAGCTTGATGTACCAAAGGCATCTGTTCAGACAATTGTCCACAAATATAAGCACCTTGGGAGAACAGCTGTAATGCCACAGTATGGAAGGAAACGGAAATTAACATCCAGAGATGAAAAGCTTTTGgtcagaaatgtgaaaattaacCCCAAGACTACCAAGAAAGTCATTTGCAATGAATTGGCTGCCTCAGGAACAAATGGCTCAGTGTCCACGGTCAAGAGAGTTCTCCATCGACATGGGCTAAGAGGGTACTGGGCCAGAAAGAAGCCATTActcaaagagagacacagaagtTTGCAAAAGAGCACCAGGATAAGGATAAAGCCTTCTGGAAGAGTGTCATGTGGTCGGACGAGAGGAAAATTTAACTGTTTGGGCATAATGACCAGCAATAGTTTTCCAGTGAAAGGGTGAAGCCTTTAATCCCAACAGTCAAGCATGGTGGAGGAAGTATCATGTTGTGGGGTTGCTTTGCAGTGTCAGGAACAGGTGAACTTCAGAAGATCAATGGAATCAtgagaaaagaacaaaacttGGAAATATTGCAAGGAAACCTCAAAAAGTCAGCCAAATCGCTGCAGCTTGGTCGAAATTGAATTTTTcaacaggacaatgatccaaaacaTACAGCAAAATTAGTTTCAAAATGGTTTCAGCAGAACAAGGTGAAAGTACTGGAGTGGCCTTCACACAGCCCTGACCTCAATCCTATCAAGAAAATGTGGAGTGaactgaagaaataaatctGTAAGAGAAGACTGACAAATCTGACCGAGTTGTACTAAATCTGTCAGGAAGGGTGGCCAAAAATTCCAAAGGATTGCTGTGAGAAGCTCATTGATGGCTATCCAAAGCGACTTGCTAAAGTTATAAAAGTTAATGGAAATGCTACCAAGTACTAAGCCCTGAAGACAAAGGTGTATGTAAACATATGACCCAGTAAAAAAGAAGTGTTCTGCAAAGAAATATCAATAAATCTCCAATCATGAGGaatttttgacttttctttttatttctcaaaagCATTAATCCTAGGGCTTCCTGGATGCTAGTTTATTCAAGATTCAAGTGTGTATCCTGAACTTAGCGTGAGATTTAGTGTAGgaatatgtactgtatgtaaacttctgacTAGGGGAGATGTTTCTAATGTTTTGTTCACAATTTTTACatacatgaggggagaaaaCGGGGCAAGCaggtgtaaatgtgtttttggcaTACTGTTAACACTGTGGAAGCTCTGCCTTTAGGGTTTTGACCACACACGTGGCTGTGTTTCACTTTTCTAGTGAAATGACAACATTTCAACATATTCTACATGGATTTGTAAAGTGATTCACGTTCCCTGTTGAGGTACCCAAATGACTCGGGTTATCCCCTGACATTTCTCTCCACCACCACAGTGAGGTTTGAAGGTTTTAGTGAATTGTCTATTATTGTATTGGAACACTTGATGTAATGATGGATATTACAACAAGATAATTTATAAAGCTTTGGTCCTTTAATTTTAACTCATGCTGCCAACAAGTTAAAATTATGTCTCACTGTGATATATGACCAAACTGATGACATTCCCACAAGCCACATGTATACTTTGTTTGGATGTTATCAGCATCCTACAGTGCTAATCTTACATCATAAACATGATAAGTATTAGCCTATGCCCGTAAAAGTTTGAATATTAGCATTTTCACGAGGATTATGCTAGTATGCTGACCGTAACGTTTGGCTCAAAGTACCAGTGTGCCTACGTTAAGTGCAGAATCACAGAGCCTTTAGCAGGACAGTTTAAGTGAATAGATTATTTTTATCCATCAGTATAATTTGTCCAGTTAAAAACATCATCAAAACCAGTTATCCCTACCTGGCTATTTACCTTTACAGTAAATGTACTATGTTTAGATATTTACCAATTTCAAAACACATGAGAGGGAGATGTGTTGGGTTCTGCAGCTCTTTCACTGGTGATTATTTGGTGGAGATGATAAAGAATGACTTTAAGACAATTACATGAACGAATTACTGCAGTTCAGTGGTGACTGAGCAAAGTTTCACTTTCGAAAACCTTGTCATAAGTTTGAAAGCCTTGAATAACAAAGTCAAAATAGTTTATAATACAGAGTATAAGAAGATACAGAGATTCCCAGTATGAGATGTCTGCTCTGAAACCCTCTATGAGAAGATATTTTGTTAGTGAAACAGAGGTGCTTTTAAAATGGGAGCATCTTTTGTCTCATTGCGCATGATAAATgttttgtccatttttaaatAAGTGATATTTAGTTAAAGTGACAACCTGCTTCAAAACTCTGTAATGTACATACATTTGAGATGAGAACTTGGTGAAATCCATCTTCATGGCATGAATGGATGTGTTTTCCCTCAGGAAACTTCTGAGTAGTCATCATAGTTTCTGGCATGGTGCTGTTGGACCAGTTTCTTGGCTTGTCAACTGAATACTATCGGAACAAATCATTCCTTTATCTCTCCAAGTTTGGGATCAAAAAAATATGGTGCTAGCCATGAAAATATGTGTAGATATCACTGAAAAGCTTGCAGATATTCGGTAACCTGAGCTAGTATATCCTACAATAATTAGTCCGATACACTCTAAATGACTGTGCATGTCTGTATTTATATAATCAGAAGCAGAAGTACTGACTCATTTGGCTCATGTTTAATGGCAACTTGTttaagaaagagggaaaaaaaggatgaaacgTGGAACCTACTGCACCGACTTACAAATGTAAAGATATGCTGGTTTCAATACAATAGTGATCTGTGAACCTTTTGACCTTTGTAAGGATAGTTCTAGCACAGTGTCATCTCTGGCTGACTTTTGTCCGTGAGCAGTTAAGGTCAGCTGGGGTGAACTATACCCACACTACTGCCAGCAGGCTGGTTTCAACACATTCCCACCAGCTGTTTTTACACATATTCTGTGGACTTGTTCAAGGGTACATTGTGCTGTTTATTCACATTGAACTGTTTTAGTTAACTGGTTGCACTTACAGATTCCTGTCAAAAGAGATATTTGCCATACAAGACAttcaaattcaaagaaaactgTCGTATTTTCAAAGATTGGCATGGAAATGCAATAGAAAAATTACAAGTGAAATGTCTGCAAAGAAAAGTTATTGGTTAGTTTGGGCATTCAGTACTTGATGTAGTTTATACCACAAATAGGTTCTCTGCCAGTAAGGAAGGCATCATAATATCAGGTAGATAAAAACGGCAGCTTCATTTTTAAGCAGTCTTTGGCACTGTTTTATGGAcaactgttaaaaacaaatgtcttctctgctgccacCTTCCACTTCTTTTTGAACGTTCCTATAGCTGAAGGTGCCTAACCATCCATTGACATTACAGACTTACTCACTGACAGCCCTTATTACTTTatgttttcacagtaaaagaaaattggaaaatggAAGATTATTCCATTTTGTCAACGTCTTGCTTCCCTCctgtaaaatgtgtgtatggTGTGGCTGATCAGATGTATGACCTGGTTTGTATGACCTAGGTGGCATTATACTGGGACATGTTGTGGAGAAGGCCAGTCTTAATTTTGCTCTTTTAATTAATGTACGTTAGATAGTTTCACAAATATATAGGCTGACTTATTTTAAACCTCAAAAGTTAGCTGCCTGACCCCAATAATAACTGAATTAAGCTCCAAGTTTTCCCGGTAACAGTCAATGATACCTTAAAGAAGCACTGGGGCTAACACTACCTTCATCCCAATTTATAGCGTGTCTCCACATGTCTTCTGTTGTCCAACattagtcatttttatttttgcatcatgGCAAATGTAGGCCTAACGTGGCCTTTGCTACACTGATTTTGTCCAAGCATAAGCATTTTTTCTGTGGACCCCCTAACTTTATCAATAGTGCAATAATCAATGAATGGAAGAAAAGCCATTTAAGCCAATGAATGACGGCTATATATTTGTAGTAGTATACTTTGTATCATTGTCCACACCATCATATTTGAGAAATGGGACATTGGACAACAAAATTATGATCTCACTGCCATCTAGATCTTCAATACTCATTTATATCCTTTAATATTTTGTGTACTATTATTATTTGTGCAAGTAGAACATAATACAGCTGTCATACAACAGTATGTATtattgaaaagtttttttttgtttgtttttcaaaggcACAAAGTTTTATGAGTGAATCATCATGTTGTAGTAGAGTAATGATCGCATTACTGTAGGGGAAATTGTAATACCTCAGTCTATCCAATACTCATTATCCTGTTTCTGTTATGAATGTGACCAATACCAATACCAAGTCCTCAGAAAACACCTCTCAACAAACCAAATTGGAATAATATCAGTATATTCTCAATACCTCTCACTTTTAATGCATGCAGGTGAACAGCCACTTCTGTTATAATGGAGCAATAATGTAGCTGCAATGTCAACTGTAGCATTTACTTGagttaataaacattacatttgaGGACTGTAGCTGGGTTCCTATGAGCCTCACTGTGCTAAATGCATTAGAAATGCAATTATTGTGATGTCTTAAAATCAtctgttaaatgtattttgtaaaaaaatgaaaaaattatcccatttcttttaatattgtttCAGAAACATGTTAAAACTATAGTAATCACAAAGTTTAATTGAATGTTTTTGCGAAAtccagttgtgtttttgtagaCCTTCTCTGATAAATCTGGCCACCATAGAGCACccaaagaaatgaacaaaaataataataaaaacacattaacattagAGCAGAGTTTACTATTTTTGTTACAAAAACAGTTTCCTTGCTTAACTGTAAATTGTTTATAGTGGAGAGTTTTTCATCTGTACACGATTGTCCGGCTTGTGTTAAGAATATAAAAATGAGCTCTTTACGAACCAGCAACCAGAAAatcttaaaaacaaagtttagtTGCCACTTCCAGGCTGAATGTTTAACATGAGGCCATCATAGACCAGTTCTGCTTCTGGGTTGCAACACTGTTTctgtggaaaaagtgaaaacttCTCACATTTAGTTACAGAATGGATGAAAACACTGCAGGCTACAAGCCACTACACCCCAAACACCCTAAAGGAATAGATATATGTTCTTTTATATCTGTCTTAAAAGAATGCTCACATGCTTGTTTGTGCAATCAGTTGGTTACTGTAGACCTTTGGTTGCAGGCCTTGCCCTGGATAGCCGTCCCTCTGCAACCCTAAAAGAAATTATTGTAATTTAACATCTTGGAAAATTTTGACTGCTCACAGTTCAGGCATATGCCAAGTGGACTTTGCAATATGAAGCCAAGTTGGGAATCACTAATTTTTCATGACCATTGCAGCCACAAAGGGATCCCATAATATCTCTACTAAACAGGTAACATTACCAATTTGtcattctgtttaaaaaaaaaaaaaaaaaaaaaaaaagagagagagacacgtaTTTAACCATAGATAACTGGGCTTTCAGGCTAAAGTTGCTAAATCAAAATGTTGCCGTTTAAACAGTAAATATCCTAAAAATACTTGACTTGTGTATACACACCTAATTCAGACTGCTAGATTCTCACATAGTACAGTGTTAGCTCTGGGGGAGTACCACATAAATAACACAGAATAAAGACTGTGGACATCACAATGAACTCGTTATTAAAGGATCTGTTCATGACAAATATAGAGAGGAGAAACTATCAGTGACCAACTACTATGTCCATGCATTGGCATGGGCATGGGAGTATTGCTTTAAGAGAAAATCCTAACTTATCAAAACTGGACAAAGAACCTTTCTTGTGGACTGTTCTCTGCAGTCGGCATCACAATAGACAAGTTAACGGTTGGATGAAAAAAGTGTGGCTATGTGGCAATCATTTCATCAATTCATGTTAATTTTGAAACATGAGAAAAGCaaggcaggaagagagaaaagcgcaaaatgttaacattttatttacaaagttgtttttttgtcatacagaaagtaaaaatgtagCTACAACCTTGATTTGCGCAACAGGCGGCCATACTAAAAACCATGGCTCGCTGGTTGCACAGCTGCTATAGCAATAATTTTATTGGGAAAAAATAAGGaacagggggagaaaaaaaaaaagacaaaaaatgagaaataataaacccaacaacaaaaaataattcatccaacaaaatattaaaagcaC contains:
- the coro2aa gene encoding coronin-2A isoform X2, translated to MTWRPQYRSSKFRHVFGKAATKESCYDGVPITRSVQDNNFCAVNPRFLAVITECAGGGAFLVLSIHHTGKVDPHHPRISGHRGNVLDIKWNPFNDYCIASGSEDTTVKVWDIPPHGVLKNITVPWKELQGHSRRVSLIEWHQTANNILFSTAYDYQIMIWNLDCPEQVIKNPVRTISHHTDVVLSMSFNTDWSLLATTCKDRKVRLMEPRSGNLLREANCKTHKASKVMILGNMKLLLTSGTSRWNDRQIALWDQDDLSVPLLEENLDGSSGVLFPFFDPDTHMLYLAGKGDGNIRYYEISSEKPYIHYLTEYRSHLPQKGMGVMPKRGLDVSTCEVFRFYKLVTIKSLIEPLSMIVPRRSESYQEDIYPMTAANKPALTAEEWLSGLNKGPVLMSLKPGSQVADLHSEMSKGLGNSLDTRRSQNRPGMLQLAYIQDQLGIKDSKEDSSRADDSKSWTPVSNGEDLALCSPPRTENELRLKFHKQQEEIRRLRELLNQRDVRIKQLELEIKNIKNSQS
- the coro2aa gene encoding coronin-2A isoform X1, producing the protein MTVSKMTWRPQYRSSKFRHVFGKAATKESCYDGVPITRSVQDNNFCAVNPRFLAVITECAGGGAFLVLSIHHTGKVDPHHPRISGHRGNVLDIKWNPFNDYCIASGSEDTTVKVWDIPPHGVLKNITVPWKELQGHSRRVSLIEWHQTANNILFSTAYDYQIMIWNLDCPEQVIKNPVRTISHHTDVVLSMSFNTDWSLLATTCKDRKVRLMEPRSGNLLREANCKTHKASKVMILGNMKLLLTSGTSRWNDRQIALWDQDDLSVPLLEENLDGSSGVLFPFFDPDTHMLYLAGKGDGNIRYYEISSEKPYIHYLTEYRSHLPQKGMGVMPKRGLDVSTCEVFRFYKLVTIKSLIEPLSMIVPRRSESYQEDIYPMTAANKPALTAEEWLSGLNKGPVLMSLKPGSQVADLHSEMSKGLGNSLDTRRSQNRPGMLQLAYIQDQLGIKDSKEDSSRADDSKSWTPVSNGEDLALCSPPRTENELRLKFHKQQEEIRRLRELLNQRDVRIKQLELEIKNIKNSQS